A single window of Gossypium arboreum isolate Shixiya-1 chromosome 13, ASM2569848v2, whole genome shotgun sequence DNA harbors:
- the LOC108459220 gene encoding uncharacterized protein LOC108459220: MKDILSKKKKLTDIETIALTEGCSAILTNKLPPKLKDPGSFTIPCLIDNHYLGKALCDLGARFNLIPLSTFRKLGIADFIILDYEVDNEVPIILGRPFLDTGPTLIDVYKGGLTMRLNDEQVTFSIFEFVHHKDKAECHAVDVLDDLIEEEFYNQSTILPEEIVVASEAESLDNYCSTVEATNIEIKHRWKIESLDLTNRTNPIF, encoded by the exons ATGAAAGACATCTTGTCCAAGAAGAAAAAACTCACTGATATTGAAACTATTGCACTCACAGAAGGCTGTAGTGCTATTTTGACAAACAAGTTGCCCCCTAAATTGAAAGATCCTGGAAGCTTTACCATTCCATGTTTGATTGACAACCATTATTTGGGCAAGGCTTTATGTGATTTGGGAGCTAGATTCAACCTCATACCATTATCTACTTTCAGAAAATTGGGAATTG CTGATTTTATCATACTTGACTACGAAGTAGACAATGAGGTTCCCATAATTTTGGGACGACCATTTTTAGACACCGGTCCAACTCTCATTGATGTTTATAAAGGAGGACTAACCATGCGACTTAACGATGAGCAAGTTACCTTCAGTATTTTTGAGTTTGTTCATCACAAGGATAAGGCAGAGTGCCATGCTGTCGATGTGCTAGATGATTTAATTGAGGAAGAATTCTACAACCAAAGCACAATCCTTCCTGAAGAAATTGTAGTGGCATCTGAGGCGGAATCCTTAGATAATTATTGCAGCACGGTTGAAGCTACTAATATTGAAATCAAGCACAGATGGAAAATTGAATCCTTAGACTTAACCAACAGAACAAATCCAATTTTCTAA